In Sphingomonas psychrotolerans, the following proteins share a genomic window:
- a CDS encoding phytanoyl-CoA dioxygenase family protein, with product MGRPACTARPPLFCPHSRRSPRPRRRIRPVCGCMAYTGLTKLLALPLLGAGAAERLGHRARPVRAILFDKSSATNWSLGWHQDRTIAVRARADVPGYGPWSIKAGMQHVEPPFSLIERMVTIRIHLDPVPHDNAPLLVAPGSHRFGRVADPALAEIVARCGTAICLADRGDVWIYATPILHASAAAARGGHRRVLQVDFSADRLPFELEWLGI from the coding sequence ATGGGGCGGCCCGCCTGCACGGCGCGGCCGCCCCTTTTCTGTCCGCACTCGAGGCGCTCGCCGCGGCCGCGCCGCAGGATCAGGCCGGTGTGCGGCTGCATGGCGTACACCGGCCTCACCAAGCTTCTCGCCCTGCCTCTGCTCGGCGCGGGCGCGGCCGAGCGGCTCGGTCACCGTGCGCGGCCCGTGCGCGCAATTCTGTTCGACAAGAGCTCGGCAACCAATTGGTCGCTCGGTTGGCATCAGGATCGTACCATCGCGGTCAGGGCGCGCGCCGACGTGCCCGGCTACGGGCCTTGGTCGATCAAGGCGGGAATGCAGCATGTCGAGCCGCCCTTTTCGCTGATCGAGCGAATGGTGACGATCCGTATTCATCTCGATCCGGTTCCCCACGACAATGCGCCGTTGCTCGTCGCGCCGGGATCGCACCGCTTCGGCAGGGTCGCAGACCCGGCACTGGCCGAAATCGTCGCGCGCTGCGGCACCGCGATTTGTCTCGCCGACCGGGGGGATGTCTGGATCTATGCGACGCCGATTCTTCATGCCTCCGCGGCGGCGGCTCGGGGCGGGCACCGGCGTGTATTGCAGGTAGATTTCTCGGCCGATCGGCTGCCGTTCGAGCTGGAGTGGCTTGGGATCTGA
- a CDS encoding electron transfer flavoprotein subunit alpha/FixB family protein, producing MKTLVWVEHDNKHVKDATLATVTAASKLGEVHLLVAGSGAAGVADEAAKIAGVGKVHLADDAAFEHALAENVAPLIVTLMESHDAILFPSTTTGKNIAPRVAALLDVMQISDILSVESPDTFTRPIYAGNAIATVQTSDKKLVITVRGTAFEKAATSGGSGTVEAVGGSGDAGLSTFAGAEIAESTRPELTAAKVIVSGGRALQNSENFHALIEPLADKLGAAVGASRAAVDAGYVPNDYQVGQTGKIVAPEVYIAIGISGAIQHLAGMKDSKTIIAINKDEDAPIFQVADIGLVGDLFKIVPELTEKL from the coding sequence ATGAAGACGTTGGTCTGGGTCGAACACGACAACAAGCACGTCAAGGACGCGACGCTCGCCACGGTCACCGCCGCGTCGAAGCTCGGTGAAGTCCATCTCCTCGTCGCCGGTTCGGGTGCCGCGGGCGTGGCGGACGAAGCCGCGAAGATCGCCGGCGTCGGCAAGGTCCATCTCGCCGACGATGCCGCGTTCGAACACGCGCTCGCCGAGAATGTCGCGCCGCTGATCGTCACCCTGATGGAGAGCCATGACGCAATCCTCTTCCCGTCGACCACCACGGGCAAGAACATCGCGCCGCGCGTCGCCGCCTTGCTCGACGTGATGCAGATTTCCGACATCCTCTCGGTCGAGAGCCCGGACACCTTCACGCGGCCGATCTATGCCGGCAATGCGATCGCCACGGTGCAGACCAGCGACAAGAAGCTGGTGATCACCGTGCGCGGCACGGCGTTCGAAAAGGCCGCGACCAGCGGCGGCAGCGGCACCGTCGAGGCAGTAGGCGGCAGCGGCGATGCGGGTCTCTCGACTTTCGCCGGCGCCGAGATCGCCGAATCGACTCGCCCTGAGCTGACCGCCGCCAAGGTGATCGTCTCGGGCGGCCGCGCGCTGCAGAACAGCGAGAACTTCCATGCGCTCATCGAGCCGCTCGCCGACAAGCTCGGCGCCGCGGTCGGCGCCTCGCGCGCAGCGGTCGACGCGGGCTATGTGCCCAACGACTATCAGGTCGGCCAGACCGGCAAGATCGTCGCCCCTGAAGTCTATATCGCAATCGGCATCTCGGGCGCGATCCAGCATCTGGCGGGTATGAAGGATTCGAAGACGATCATCGCGATCAACAAGGACGAGGACGCCCCGATCTTCCAGGTCGCGGACATCGGCCTCGTCGGCGACCTGTTCAAGATCGTCCCGGAGCTCACCGAAAAGCTTTGA
- a CDS encoding electron transfer flavoprotein subunit beta/FixA family protein yields the protein MKVLVPVKRVLDYNVKPRVKADGTGVDLANVKMSMNPFDEIAIEEAVRLKEKGVATEVVVVTIGVPKAETDVLLTARAMGADRGILIQTDDEIEPLAVAKLLAKVAQEEQPGLIILGKQAIDDDSNQTGQMLAALLGWAQGTFASKVEVEGDRVKVTREVDGGLETVDLKLPAIVTTDLRLNEPRYATLPNIMKAKSKPIAKKTVADYGVDATPRLKTLRVVEPGKRQAGVKVGSVDELVERLKGLGVAK from the coding sequence ATGAAGGTGCTGGTGCCGGTCAAGCGGGTGCTTGACTATAATGTGAAGCCCCGCGTGAAGGCGGATGGGACGGGGGTCGACCTCGCCAACGTCAAGATGAGCATGAACCCGTTCGACGAGATCGCCATCGAAGAGGCGGTGCGTCTGAAGGAGAAGGGCGTCGCCACCGAAGTGGTCGTCGTCACGATCGGCGTGCCCAAGGCCGAGACCGATGTTTTGCTCACTGCGCGCGCGATGGGCGCCGACCGCGGCATCCTGATCCAGACCGACGACGAGATCGAGCCGCTGGCAGTCGCCAAGCTGCTCGCCAAGGTGGCGCAAGAGGAGCAGCCCGGGCTGATCATCCTCGGCAAGCAGGCGATCGACGACGATTCGAACCAGACCGGCCAGATGCTCGCCGCCTTGCTCGGCTGGGCGCAGGGCACTTTCGCCTCGAAGGTCGAAGTCGAAGGCGATCGGGTCAAGGTCACCCGCGAAGTCGATGGCGGGCTCGAGACCGTGGATCTCAAGCTGCCGGCGATCGTCACTACCGATCTCCGCCTCAACGAGCCGCGTTACGCCACCTTGCCCAACATCATGAAGGCCAAGTCCAAGCCGATCGCGAAGAAGACCGTCGCCGATTACGGCGTCGACGCGACGCCGCGGCTCAAGACGCTTCGGGTGGTCGAGCCCGGCAAGCGCCAGGCGGGCGTCAAGGTCGGCAGCGTCGACGAACTGGTCGAGCGCCTCAAGGGTCTGGGAGTCGCGAAATGA
- the sucC gene encoding ADP-forming succinate--CoA ligase subunit beta has protein sequence MNIHEYQAKELLAKFGVPVPVGFAALSVEEAVAASKKLPGPLYVVKAQIHAGGRGKGKFKELPPEAKGGVRLAKTEEEVRAAATDMLGNTLVTIQTGEHGKQVNRLYVTDGVDIAREFYLALLVNRATGRISMVASTEGGMDIETVAHDTPEKIHSIDIDPATGFMPHHGRAVAAALELTGDLAKQAANVASKLFDAFLGTDAEQIEINPLAVTEDGKLLVLDAKVAFDGNAMFRHKDLAELRDETEEDPAELEASKYDLAYIKLDGDIGCMVNGAGLAMATMDIIKLNGMFPANFLDVGGGANKEKVTAAFKIILSDPVVKGILVNIFGGIMRCDIIAEGIVAAAKEVNLQVPLVVRLEGTNVAQGKEILANSGLAIVPANDLGDAARKIVAEVQKVAA, from the coding sequence ATGAACATCCATGAATATCAGGCCAAGGAACTGCTCGCGAAATTCGGCGTGCCGGTTCCCGTCGGCTTTGCCGCACTCAGCGTTGAGGAGGCCGTCGCGGCTTCGAAAAAACTCCCCGGACCGCTCTACGTCGTCAAGGCCCAGATCCATGCGGGCGGCCGCGGCAAGGGCAAGTTCAAGGAACTCCCGCCCGAGGCCAAAGGCGGCGTCCGCCTCGCGAAGACCGAGGAAGAGGTTCGCGCTGCGGCAACCGACATGCTCGGCAACACGCTGGTGACGATCCAGACCGGCGAGCATGGCAAGCAGGTCAATCGCCTCTACGTTACAGACGGCGTCGACATCGCCAGGGAATTCTACCTCGCGCTTCTGGTCAATCGCGCAACCGGCCGCATCTCGATGGTCGCCTCGACCGAGGGCGGCATGGACATCGAGACCGTCGCGCACGACACCCCCGAAAAGATCCACAGCATCGACATCGATCCGGCGACCGGCTTCATGCCGCACCACGGCCGCGCCGTCGCCGCCGCGCTTGAGTTGACCGGCGATCTCGCCAAACAGGCCGCCAATGTCGCGTCGAAGCTGTTCGATGCGTTCCTCGGCACCGATGCCGAGCAGATCGAAATCAATCCGCTCGCGGTCACCGAGGACGGCAAATTGCTGGTGCTCGATGCCAAGGTGGCGTTCGACGGCAATGCGATGTTCCGCCACAAGGATCTCGCCGAACTGCGCGACGAAACCGAAGAGGATCCGGCGGAGCTCGAGGCGTCGAAATATGACCTCGCTTACATCAAGCTCGACGGCGACATCGGCTGCATGGTCAACGGCGCCGGCCTCGCCATGGCGACGATGGACATCATCAAATTGAACGGCATGTTCCCGGCCAACTTCCTCGACGTCGGCGGTGGCGCCAACAAGGAGAAGGTCACCGCGGCGTTCAAGATCATTCTGAGCGATCCCGTGGTGAAGGGCATCCTCGTCAACATCTTCGGCGGGATCATGCGCTGCGACATCATCGCCGAGGGCATCGTCGCCGCGGCGAAGGAAGTGAACCTTCAGGTCCCGCTCGTCGTTCGCCTCGAAGGCACCAACGTCGCGCAGGGCAAGGAAATCCTCGCCAATTCGGGTCTCGCCATCGTGCCCGCGAACGACCTCGGCGATGCCGCGCGCAAGATCGTGGCCGAAGTGCAGAAAGTCGCGGCCTGA
- a CDS encoding sterol desaturase family protein, whose product MNLWPGILLFVGTIVAMEGFAYAAHRWVMHGPGWFLHKSHHIPRAGAFELNDLYAVIFAIPSIVLLLGGVQLGWWPGFAWIGAGIAAYGAIYFGFHDVIVHKRLAHRYIPRGAYMKRIVQAHRLHHAVESKHGTVSFGFLWAPRAELLKRQLKARGGRIRAGAEPD is encoded by the coding sequence ATGAACCTCTGGCCCGGCATCCTGCTGTTCGTCGGCACCATCGTGGCGATGGAGGGCTTTGCCTATGCCGCGCATCGCTGGGTGATGCACGGTCCCGGCTGGTTCCTTCACAAAAGCCATCACATCCCGCGCGCAGGGGCGTTCGAGCTCAACGATCTGTATGCGGTGATCTTCGCGATTCCGTCGATCGTGCTGTTGCTCGGCGGCGTGCAGCTCGGCTGGTGGCCCGGCTTCGCCTGGATCGGCGCGGGGATCGCGGCGTATGGCGCGATCTATTTCGGCTTTCATGACGTCATCGTCCATAAAAGGCTCGCGCATCGCTACATACCGCGCGGGGCCTACATGAAGCGCATCGTCCAGGCCCACCGGCTCCACCACGCGGTCGAATCGAAGCACGGCACGGTGAGCTTCGGCTTCCTGTGGGCGCCGCGCGCCGAACTGCTCAAGCGCCAGCTCAAGGCCCGCGGCGGACGGATTCGGGCAGGTGCCGAGCCGGATTGA
- the msrB gene encoding peptide-methionine (R)-S-oxide reductase MsrB: MEQLNLSESEWRKRLTPEQYHVLREAGTERAFSGLYNDNKADGLYRCAACQLELFDSADKYDSGSGWPSFTRPISPDRVVEHVDNSHGMRRVEARCARCDGHLGHVFPDGPLPTGLRYCMNSVSLDFRSRTGNPNGASGEPSGA; encoded by the coding sequence ATGGAACAGCTCAACCTGTCCGAGTCTGAATGGCGCAAGCGCCTCACCCCCGAACAATATCATGTGCTGCGCGAAGCCGGCACCGAACGCGCCTTTTCCGGGCTCTACAACGACAACAAGGCCGACGGCCTCTACCGCTGTGCCGCCTGCCAGCTCGAGCTGTTCGACAGCGCCGACAAATATGATTCGGGATCCGGCTGGCCGAGCTTCACCCGGCCGATTTCGCCCGACCGGGTTGTCGAGCATGTCGACAACAGCCACGGCATGCGCCGCGTCGAGGCACGCTGCGCGCGCTGCGACGGCCATCTCGGCCATGTCTTTCCTGATGGCCCGCTACCGACCGGGCTGCGCTATTGCATGAACTCGGTGAGCCTCGACTTTCGTTCACGGACCGGCAACCCAAATGGCGCTAGCGGCGAACCGTCCGGCGCGTGA
- a CDS encoding transglycosylase domain-containing protein — MASRKPQTPARKSWWRTGSAWKRIALWTLIAGVGVGLIAMVALLTAVYSTRSSLPSYDELKSSPNGQMVRVHAADSTVLVSLGPSYGEWIKYDQIPQVMKDAIIAVEDRRFESHWGVDPLGLARAVRTGIANRGTGRRLQGASTITQQVARTIFLSNKYDFGRKMREAVLALAMERKFSKDQILELYLNKVYFGGGAYGIDAASRKFFGHPASSLSLAEAAVIAGLVKAPSHYSPTADAEAAVSRASVVLGVMAETGKISQATAAATDPRTVKLAPEPRQNSVRYFTDWALPQLETLIDETEAPLEVWTTLDLGMQRAADEAIRKNAPGDAQGALVSLDRDGAVRAMVGGKDYVASIYNRATQAVRQPGSAFKLFVYLSALEAGHKVDDIVVDEPVTINGWSPRNNSGRNSGQITIRTAFTYSINTIAAKLGQEVGFGTVADMARRFGITTPINTQPAMVLGTSNVRLIDMTRAFASVGQKGVAVTPYGITRVTANGNVIYQHEVDTSHVLVAPYVAAQMTDLLQTAVATGTGRAAQIGRPVAGKTGTTSSNKDGWFIGFSSGLTTGVWMGRDDAKVVPGLQGGTAPARAFAAFMTKAVAKRPVEQFETQVTLPEWQLEPEDNAYYTAPDNGMFVDADGNPLSEERQPRSDDSEEGAQGDEQLDQDWIDRMTGNRPPAPQPDPGRAPPPRDAARQPPQDRAPPRENPEGF; from the coding sequence ATGGCTTCCAGAAAACCGCAAACACCCGCCCGCAAATCCTGGTGGCGCACCGGCTCGGCCTGGAAGCGGATCGCATTATGGACCCTGATCGCCGGCGTCGGCGTCGGGCTGATTGCCATGGTGGCGCTGCTGACCGCCGTCTATTCGACGCGTTCGTCGCTCCCGAGCTATGACGAGCTCAAATCCTCGCCCAACGGCCAGATGGTCCGCGTCCACGCCGCCGACAGCACCGTTCTGGTCTCGCTCGGGCCGAGTTACGGCGAGTGGATCAAATACGACCAGATTCCGCAGGTGATGAAGGACGCGATCATCGCCGTCGAGGATCGCCGGTTCGAGAGCCATTGGGGGGTTGATCCGCTGGGGCTCGCGCGCGCGGTGCGCACCGGCATCGCCAATCGCGGGACCGGACGCCGCCTGCAAGGCGCCTCGACGATCACCCAGCAGGTCGCGCGCACAATCTTCCTGTCGAACAAATATGATTTCGGACGGAAGATGCGCGAGGCGGTGCTCGCACTGGCGATGGAGCGCAAATTCTCCAAGGATCAGATCCTCGAACTCTATCTCAACAAGGTCTATTTCGGTGGCGGCGCGTACGGAATCGACGCCGCGTCCCGGAAGTTCTTCGGGCATCCGGCGAGCAGTCTAAGCCTCGCCGAAGCCGCAGTGATCGCCGGCCTCGTCAAGGCGCCGTCGCATTATTCGCCGACCGCTGACGCCGAGGCTGCGGTGAGCCGCGCCAGCGTCGTGCTCGGCGTGATGGCCGAGACCGGAAAGATCAGCCAGGCGACCGCCGCGGCGACCGATCCGCGCACGGTCAAGCTCGCCCCTGAGCCGCGCCAGAACAGCGTGCGCTATTTCACCGACTGGGCACTCCCCCAGCTCGAGACGCTGATCGACGAGACCGAGGCGCCGCTCGAAGTGTGGACGACGCTTGATCTGGGCATGCAGCGCGCCGCCGACGAAGCGATCCGCAAGAACGCACCCGGCGATGCACAGGGCGCGCTCGTCAGCCTCGATCGCGACGGCGCTGTGCGGGCGATGGTCGGCGGTAAGGACTATGTCGCCTCGATCTACAATCGCGCCACGCAGGCCGTCCGCCAACCGGGATCCGCGTTCAAGCTGTTCGTCTATCTCTCCGCGCTCGAGGCCGGGCACAAGGTCGACGATATCGTCGTCGACGAGCCGGTGACGATCAACGGCTGGAGCCCCCGCAACAATTCGGGGCGCAATTCTGGCCAGATCACGATCCGCACCGCCTTCACCTATTCGATCAACACGATCGCGGCGAAGCTGGGCCAGGAAGTCGGCTTCGGCACCGTCGCCGACATGGCGCGGCGCTTCGGCATCACCACGCCGATCAACACCCAGCCGGCGATGGTGCTCGGCACTTCGAACGTCCGGCTGATCGACATGACCCGCGCCTTCGCCTCGGTGGGGCAGAAGGGCGTCGCGGTCACGCCTTACGGCATTACCCGCGTCACTGCGAACGGCAACGTGATCTACCAGCACGAAGTAGATACCAGCCATGTGCTGGTCGCCCCCTATGTCGCGGCGCAGATGACCGACCTGCTCCAGACCGCCGTCGCCACCGGCACCGGGCGCGCGGCGCAGATCGGCCGGCCGGTCGCCGGCAAGACCGGCACCACCAGTTCGAACAAGGACGGCTGGTTTATCGGCTTTTCGAGCGGACTGACCACCGGGGTATGGATGGGTCGCGACGACGCCAAGGTCGTCCCGGGGCTGCAGGGCGGCACCGCACCGGCGCGCGCTTTTGCGGCCTTCATGACCAAGGCGGTGGCTAAACGCCCGGTCGAGCAGTTCGAGACGCAGGTCACCCTGCCCGAATGGCAGCTCGAGCCCGAGGACAATGCCTATTATACCGCGCCCGATAACGGGATGTTCGTCGACGCCGATGGCAATCCGCTGTCTGAGGAGCGGCAGCCGCGCAGCGACGATAGCGAGGAAGGTGCGCAGGGGGACGAGCAGCTCGATCAGGACTGGATCGATCGGATGACGGGCAATCGCCCGCCGGCGCCGCAGCCCGATCCCGGCCGCGCCCCGCCGCCCCGCGACGCCGCCCGCCAGCCGCCGCAGGATCGCGCGCCTCCGCGGGAAAATCCGGAGGGGTTTTAA
- a CDS encoding M48 family metallopeptidase, whose product MTGAIEIVRHARARRMRLAVDPRDGKVRLTLPPRASIKKGLAWAEEQRGWIATQQARLPGSLPLAPGARFPFGGCDIEIDYVPTAPRVPRREGERLICGGPREGLERRIERWLRAEALRVLSAETAEYAERAGVSVTRVSIGDPRGRWGSCASSGAIRYSWRLILAPDFVRRATVAHEVAHRIHMNHSPVFHRLVQTLFEADPTPARHWLRRNGAALHWVGRGNEAPTA is encoded by the coding sequence CCCGCCGGATGCGCCTCGCCGTCGATCCCCGCGACGGCAAGGTGCGGCTGACGTTGCCGCCGCGCGCGTCGATCAAGAAGGGATTGGCCTGGGCCGAGGAGCAGCGCGGATGGATCGCGACGCAGCAGGCCCGGCTCCCGGGCAGTCTGCCTCTGGCTCCCGGCGCGCGTTTTCCCTTTGGCGGGTGCGACATAGAAATCGATTATGTGCCGACAGCCCCGCGCGTGCCGCGGCGGGAGGGCGAAAGACTGATCTGCGGCGGTCCGCGCGAAGGGCTCGAACGCCGCATCGAGCGCTGGCTGCGTGCCGAAGCGCTGCGTGTGCTCAGCGCAGAGACTGCCGAATATGCCGAGCGGGCCGGGGTGAGCGTGACTCGCGTGTCGATCGGCGATCCGCGTGGCCGCTGGGGGAGCTGCGCATCCTCGGGGGCGATCCGCTATAGCTGGCGGCTGATCCTCGCGCCGGATTTCGTGCGCCGCGCGACGGTGGCGCATGAAGTGGCCCACCGCATCCACATGAACCATTCGCCGGTCTTCCACCGGCTGGTCCAGACGCTGTTCGAAGCCGATCCGACACCGGCGCGGCATTGGCTGCGGCGCAACGGCGCAGCGCTGCACTGGGTGGGACGTGGGAACGAGGCGCCAACGGCCTGA